The sequence tatctttgtgttagtatatgatgtttgtatcacacagctatgttacatgtGTACATGTGTTACATGTGTTCCGTGTAACTCTGAGATACAGAGTTACACGGAACATGGGCACTGAGATATGGGGTTACATGTGCACTGAGATACAGAGTTACACGGAACATGGGCACTGAGAGACGGGGTTACATGGGCACTGAGATACAGGGTTATACGGAACATGGGCACTGAGAGACGGGGTTACATGGGCACTGAGATACAGGGTTATACGGAACATGGGCACTGAGAGACGGGGTTACATGGGCACTGAGAGACGGGGTTACAGTACACCCCGGTATAAGAGGGGTTAATACTGCTGAAGATGTTCCCTTTCCGAATAGAGAAGCAGCTAACGAAAGCTCCAATTagccgaacaggaaccatacgaaATCCTTCACGAACCAAACAGCCGAACGAGTAAACCATACGAATCCAATACCCCCAAGTATaagaccaagctccgtattgaggggtaaaggaacactatagtcacctaaactttagctaaataaagcagttttagtgtatagatcattcccctgcaatttcactgctcaattcactgtcatttaggagttaaatcactttgtttctgtttatgcagccctagccacacctcccctggctatgattgacagagcctgcatgaaaaaaaaaaactggtttcactttcaaacagatgtaatttaccttaaataattgtatctcaatctctaaattgaactttaatcacatacaggaggctcttgcagggtctagcaagctattaacatagcagggataagaaaatcttaattaaacagaacttgcaataaagaaagcctaaatagggctctctttacaggaagtgtttatggaaggctgtgcaagtcacatgcagggaggtgtgactagggttcataaacaaagggatttaactcctaaatggcagaggattaagcagtgaggctgcaggggcatgttctatacaccaaaactgcttcattaagctaaagttgctcaggtgactatagtgtccctttaagcagcgatctgtttaatctgggctacctgcccggtatttatgcggtattccaccaggtggacactcccttaggggaccttgtggaaaactgggacaaatataatacagtagccAATAGAAACAATTTAgctataaacactcccctttatgCTGTACagaaccctcctctctatcctggagataattgggaagtaactcaattatctcccaggatagaggcaaaactccattttaCACGTGGTggagaaaatacataaaattatataACATTACAATAACTGAAGAAAATATATGGGTTCAACATATcctcagatagcttggatctgagcgcacattattgccgaatggtgctcagatcccatacacatagtccaatcgccatggagccaaagttgtgcacatagtctttcggtatacgaataggctccatgggatagctatctgaACTGAGTCCATTCGTgaattaaaactaccgaacaggatGGCGTTCGTATACAGAATCCACTGTAGGGAGGAGGTCGGTGGCTTCAGGGGTGTTTGTGTAAttcagtgtccgtttttagttccataagattctcgacgaacaccgctgggcatttGTACGTCCAAGATTgctgccgcctcgtgttcggcatacgaacgacgaccacccagcctacCCTTATCAATTAGAAcatgtctgcggttaaccacagcgttctaatgaggtcaagaggttaaccagcagcacactttcaTGCTGGGTGGCCGGTCGTTTGGCAGTTCATTCGGGAGTTGGGGAAATAAACGAACGGGGTGTACCGACAGGCAATTAACCGAACAAACAGATGAACCAAGGaggaataaaagtatttaaaagacagatgggtctgtcacacagGGTTACATGGGCACTGAGAGACGGGGTTACATTGGCACTGAGATACAGAGTTACACAGAACATGGGCACTGAGATATGGGGTTACATGGGCACTGAGATACGGGGTTACACGGAACATGGGCACTGAGATACAGGGTTATATGGGCACTGAGACACAGAGTTACACGGAACATGGGCACTGAGATATGGGATTACATGGGCACTGAGGTATGGGGTTACACAGGCACTGAGATACAGGGTTACACAGGCACTGAGATACGGGGTTACATGGGCACTGAGATACAGGGTTACATGGGCACTGAGATATGGGGTTACATAGGCATTGACATAAACAGTTGCTGACACTGCGACAGGCATCTGGTACCAAAGATATTTCCAGAAATTCTGTGTAAGCGGCCTTCAGCTTGTTAAACACAGAGAGAATGGTAAATGCTAAACACAGGTAACTGTCACAACTTCATAAGAGAGAGTGGATATAATACAGAGAATGAAGGAATCCGTAAAGACAGGATGAGGTTTGATTGTCTTTATATATTTCCATGAGTTTGATGTCAGTCTCTTTTTCTCTCTGCCTCCCATTCTGACTGACTTATAATCTATCTTCCAATATTATACTCTCTCTAACACTCTGCCTCTCTCTAAAATTATGTCTCTCTCTAACATTCCGTCTaacattctgtctctctctctaacattctgtctctctttaacaCTCTGCCTCTCTCTAacattctgtctctctctaacATGCTGtctctcactaacactctgcctCTCTCTaacattctgtctctctctctctaacactctgtctctctctaacactctccctctctctaaAATTCTGTCTCTCTCTAACACTCTGCCTCTCTCTAAAATTCTGTCTCTCTCTAACATTCCGTCTCTCTCTCTAacattctgtctctctctaacACTCTGCCCCTCTCTAACATTCTGTCTCTCtaacactctgtctctctctaacattctgtctctctctaacACTCTGCCTCTCTCTAacattctgtctctctctaacATGCTGtctctcactaacactctgcctCTCTCTaacattctgtctctctctctctaacactctgtctctctctaacaCTCTGCCGATCTCTaacattctgtctctctctctaacattctgtctctctctaacactgtctctctctaacattctgtctctctctaacactgtctctctctaacactctgtctctctctaacactctgtctctctctctaacattctgtctctctctaacATTCGGTCTCTCTCTaacactttgtctctttctctaaCATTGTGTCTCTCTCTAacattctgtctctctctaacACTGTCTCTCTCTAACACTCTGCCTCTCTCTaacattctgtctctctctctctaacactctgtctctctctaacaCTCTGCCGATCTCTaacattctgtctctctctctaacattctgtctctctctaacactgtctctctctaacattctgtctctctctaacactgtctctctctaacactctgtctctctctctaacattctgtctctctctaacATTCGGTCTCTCTCTaacactttgtctctttctctaaCATTGTGTCTCTCTCTAACATTGTGTCTCTCTCtaacactctgtctctctctctaacattctgtctctctctctctaacattctgtctctctctctaacattctgtctctctctctctctctctctaacattCTGTCTCTaacattctgtctctctctctctctaacactctttctctctctctaacaTTCTGTCTCTaacattctgtctctctctctctctaacactctgtctctctctctaacattctgtctctctctctaacattctgtctctctctctaacattctgtctctctctctctaacattctctctctctctctctaacattctgtctctctctctctctctctaacactctttctctctctctaacaTTCTGTCTCTAAcattctgtatctctctctctctaacactctgtctctctctctaacattctgtctctctctttctccctctctccatgTCTCATTCTCGGGATATAtcaccctctgtctctctccgtTTCTCTACTTTTTTGGGATATTTTGCAGACGTGGGTTCtgtctgtatatgtttatatgttaaacCTTATAACACCCTTCTGTTTGCCATATAAGGAAATAAAGAGATGTCAGGGACCTCTCCCTAGCCTGCCCCCTCATCCTCATTCCAAACCTACTTTCTCATCCTTAGAGTGCTTCCCCTCATCCTTCAGTCCTCTCATCCTGCGCTCTCAAACTCTGTCATCTCATCCTGCGCTCTCATACTCTCAGTTCTCTCATCCTGCACTCTCATACTCTCAGTCCTCTGGTCCTGCGCTCTCATACTCTCAGACCTCTCATCCTGCGCTCTCATGCTCTCAGTTCTCTCATCCTGCGCCCTCATACTCTCAGTTCTCTCATCCTGCGCTCGCATACTCTCAGTTCTCTCATCCTGCGCTCTCAAACTCTGTCATCTCATCCTGCGCTCTCATACTCTCAGTCCTCTCATCCTGCGCTCTCATACTCTCAGTCCTCTCGTCCTGTGCTCTCATACTCTCAGTTCTCTCATCCTGCACTCTCATACTCTCAGTTCTCTCATCCTGCACTCTCATACTCTCAGTCCTCTCATCCTGCGCTCTCATACTCTCAGTCCTCTAGTGCTGTGCTCTCATACTCTCAGTCCTCTGGTCCTGCGCTCTCATACTCTCAGTTCTCTCATCCTGCGCTCTCATACTCTCATCCTGCGCTCTCATACTCTCATCCTGCGCTCTCATACTCCCATCCTTTTGCCACCAATTGCGATCTTTGCGTTAGTTGCTAATTGTAACCTTTTTCTGTAGACCCAACCTGCAAAGCTGTGACTAAGCTTTCTAATCCAGTGCTTGTTCCGTTTTACAAACTAGCGCACATTGTCACATTGTTAGATTGCAAATAGTCATTGGACTTTATCCTGCCTGGGAAAAATGGAGGATTTGGGTAAGTGTTTGATGGGAGCAGAATCCGTCCTCTTGTTGAAAAAGTAGAATTTGTAGATCAGTAGATTTCCACATTGTACCTTAGTTGACAAACTGCCTGATGTTTCGTTATGTCTTGCGAACAGTGCACTGCTTCTGCCTAGTGTCTCACTTTTTGCAAGTTATCTTTGTGTCATTGGGTCCAGGGATGTCTGGCGTTTGCATCTGACTATATTCTCCAAATGTACTAATTTGCTGTATAGCCGAGCATCATTGTGATGTATTCCAGgattcttttcaaatattttttactgatttttacatttttataaaatataacaatataattttaaaacaaacatCTAATGGGCATagtacattaaagaaaaaaaagagaaagaaattataaaagtaccaaggaaaaaaagaaaagaatacaaaaaggggaaagggggcaatcagttttttcattaataaaaaataggTCTGTAGTGTTTCCAATATACATGAGAGATGCATGAATTCTTACAGCAGGTACCTCATACTACCATCGTCACAGGGTGTGTCATCGTATATGATGCCTTTTTTTATCACCTCGGTTTCCCAGATATTCCATTGATGTTTTAAAGTATCAGAGTGTGGATGGGTTGTATTAGTGCCTGTTCATATCTTTTATTATCAAGTATCATATTTATAACTTCCTTACCTGCAAATTATCAAAATGTTCATCTGGGGAATTTAAAATCTGCTAAAAATATTCACCTCAAAAACAATGCACATGTTTTATTAATTGTGAATTAAATTGTAAATGGTATTTTCTTTATATACTAGATGAATTCTAAAAACGATTCAACGGTTATAGCAACTCCTAATCCTtcttcattcattttattttctcattaattGAGTCTATATAGTGTGTGATATGTCTCGGACAGTCCAGGGGGTGGTTTCTAACAGAGTGTGATATGTCTCAGACAGTCCATGGGATGGCGTTTAACAAAGTGTGATATGTCTCGGACAGTCCATGGGATGGTTTCTAACAGAGTGTGATATGT is a genomic window of Pelobates fuscus isolate aPelFus1 chromosome 8, aPelFus1.pri, whole genome shotgun sequence containing:
- the LOC134572123 gene encoding cuticle protein 16.5-like isoform X2 — protein: MLNLITPFCLPYKEIKRCQGPLPSLPPHPHSKPTFSSLECFPSSFSPLILRSQTLSSHPALSYSQFSHPALSYSQSSGPALSYLSSLILRSQTLSSHPALSYSQSSHPALSYSQSSRPVLSYSQFSHPALSYSQFSHPALSYSQSSHPALSYSQSSSAVLSYSQSSGPALSYSQFSHPALSYSHPALSYSHPALSYSHPFATNCDLCVSC
- the LOC134572123 gene encoding cuticle protein 16.5-like isoform X1 — protein: MLNLITPFCLPYKEIKRCQGPLPSLPPHPHSKPTFSSLECFPSSFSPLILRSQTLSSHPALSYSQFSHPALSYSQSSGPALSYSQTSHPALSCLSSLILRSQTLSSHPALSYSQSSHPALSYSQSSRPVLSYSQFSHPALSYSQFSHPALSYSQSSHPALSYSQSSSAVLSYSQSSGPALSYSQFSHPALSYSHPALSYSHPALSYSHPFATNCDLCVSC